A genomic window from Microbacterium sp. H1-D42 includes:
- a CDS encoding arylsulfatase, translating to MSKQFQGKIAHDVRDSVADWSPYELQKAPDGAPNVLVILYDDTGMASWSPYGGRINMPTLDRLAENGLTYTQWHTTSICSSTRSTFLTGRNHHANGMGVIMEGTNGFPGYSGRIPAECATVGQVLQDNGYSTFWVGKNHNVPEEDISSGGSKSQWPLAMGFDRFYGFLGGETNQWYPDLVEDNRFIEAPYTPEDGYHLSKDLADQAIRMIRDQKSSNPSKPWFTWYNPGANHAPHQAPDEYIAKYEGLFDDGYDAYRTWVLERMVERGIMPEDTDLTPFNPMPDDQANAADFVKPWDSLSPDEKRLFSRMAEVFAGFSEYTDVQIGRVIDYLEESGQLENTLIFYCADNGASGEGSPDGSVNENKFFNGFPDDLQENLDKIGVLGSAETYNHYPTGWAAAFSAPFKMFKRYSQFSGGTCDPLIVHWPAGIKAKGEVRHQYHHSVDIVSTILDAAGIEFPDVYRGVQQRPLPGVSMKYSFDAEPTAPTEKKVQYYSMLGTRGIWKDGWKASTIHAPLTGHGRFEEDEWELYHVDEDRSESKNVAAEHPEKLKELVEAFEVEAQENNVYPLDDRPAREQLTIERPQAEPARNRYVYYPGTTAVPESVAVNVRGRSFKIIADVVVEADSQGVLFAHGSRFGGHALFIKDNRLTYVYNFLGIPPEQTFTSDALTPGAHALGVEFIRESAGANGESIGTAKLYVDDQVVAEGPMRAQIGKFTLCGDGLCIGFDSADAVSHQYANPFPFTGGKLLGVGIDVSEQQYLDLELEAQAAFARE from the coding sequence ATGAGCAAGCAGTTCCAGGGCAAGATCGCCCATGACGTCCGTGATTCGGTCGCGGACTGGAGCCCGTACGAGCTCCAGAAGGCGCCGGACGGTGCGCCCAACGTGCTCGTCATCCTGTACGACGACACAGGCATGGCCTCGTGGTCGCCCTACGGCGGTCGCATCAACATGCCGACCCTCGACCGACTGGCCGAGAACGGTCTGACCTACACCCAGTGGCACACCACGTCGATCTGCTCGTCCACGCGTTCGACCTTCCTCACCGGTCGCAACCACCACGCCAACGGCATGGGCGTGATCATGGAGGGCACGAACGGCTTCCCCGGCTACTCCGGACGCATCCCCGCTGAGTGCGCGACCGTCGGCCAGGTTCTGCAGGACAACGGCTATTCGACGTTCTGGGTGGGCAAGAACCACAACGTACCCGAGGAGGACATCTCGTCGGGCGGCAGCAAGTCGCAGTGGCCGCTCGCGATGGGCTTCGACCGCTTCTACGGCTTCCTGGGCGGCGAGACCAACCAGTGGTACCCCGACCTGGTCGAGGACAACCGCTTCATCGAGGCGCCGTACACGCCGGAGGACGGCTACCACCTCTCGAAGGATCTGGCCGATCAGGCGATCCGCATGATCCGCGACCAGAAGTCCTCGAACCCCTCCAAGCCGTGGTTCACCTGGTACAATCCCGGTGCCAACCACGCGCCGCACCAGGCCCCCGACGAGTACATCGCCAAGTACGAGGGACTCTTCGACGACGGCTACGACGCCTACCGCACGTGGGTGCTGGAGCGCATGGTCGAACGGGGCATCATGCCCGAGGACACCGACCTGACGCCCTTCAACCCGATGCCCGACGACCAGGCGAACGCCGCCGACTTCGTCAAGCCGTGGGATTCGCTCTCCCCCGATGAGAAGCGCCTTTTCAGCCGCATGGCCGAGGTGTTCGCCGGATTCAGCGAATACACGGACGTGCAGATCGGACGGGTCATCGACTACCTCGAGGAGTCCGGCCAGCTCGAGAACACCCTGATCTTCTACTGCGCAGACAACGGCGCCTCGGGCGAGGGCAGCCCCGATGGCTCGGTGAACGAGAACAAGTTCTTCAACGGATTCCCCGACGACCTGCAGGAGAACCTCGACAAGATCGGCGTTCTGGGCTCGGCCGAGACGTACAACCACTACCCCACGGGTTGGGCCGCGGCGTTCTCCGCGCCGTTCAAGATGTTCAAGCGCTACTCGCAGTTCTCCGGCGGCACGTGCGACCCGCTGATCGTGCACTGGCCAGCGGGCATCAAGGCGAAGGGCGAGGTGCGCCACCAGTACCATCACTCCGTCGACATCGTCTCGACCATCCTGGATGCTGCCGGCATCGAGTTCCCCGACGTGTACCGCGGGGTGCAGCAGCGCCCGCTGCCCGGCGTCTCCATGAAGTACTCCTTCGACGCCGAGCCCACGGCTCCCACGGAGAAGAAGGTGCAGTACTACTCGATGCTCGGCACTCGCGGCATCTGGAAGGACGGCTGGAAGGCTTCCACGATCCACGCCCCGCTCACCGGCCATGGCCGGTTCGAGGAGGACGAGTGGGAGCTGTACCACGTCGACGAGGACCGCTCCGAGTCGAAGAACGTCGCAGCCGAGCACCCCGAGAAGCTCAAGGAGCTCGTCGAGGCGTTCGAGGTCGAGGCGCAGGAGAACAATGTCTACCCGCTCGATGACCGTCCGGCCCGCGAGCAGCTGACGATCGAGCGGCCGCAGGCCGAGCCGGCGCGCAACCGGTACGTCTATTACCCCGGCACGACGGCGGTGCCCGAGTCGGTCGCGGTGAACGTGCGCGGCCGGTCGTTCAAGATCATCGCCGACGTGGTCGTGGAAGCCGATTCGCAGGGCGTGCTCTTCGCACACGGCTCCCGCTTCGGTGGCCACGCGCTGTTCATCAAGGACAACCGCCTCACCTACGTGTACAACTTCCTGGGCATCCCGCCCGAGCAGACGTTCACCTCGGATGCGCTCACCCCGGGCGCACACGCACTGGGAGTCGAGTTCATCCGCGAGAGTGCGGGGGCGAACGGCGAGTCGATCGGCACGGCCAAGCTCTACGTCGACGATCAGGTCGTCGCCGAAGGGCCGATGCGGGCGCAGATCGGCAAGTTCACGCTGTGCGGCGATGGCCTGTGCATCGGCTTCGACAGCGCCGACGCCGTGAGCCACCAGTACGCCAACCCGTTCCCGTTCACGGGCGGGAAGCTGCTGGGCGTCGGCATCGACGTGAGCGAACAGCAGTATCTCGACCTCGAACTCGAGGCGCAGGCGGCTTTCGCGCGCGAATGA
- a CDS encoding PLDc N-terminal domain-containing protein has product MSLWEFVGYLLWGALIVSYLLALLHVLRDLFRSSLSGWMKAVWVVLLFILPLVSLLIWLIVGGFADKTAEDARYAGAPAADGSKSPAQQIADAQALVDAGTISGEEFLRLKGLALK; this is encoded by the coding sequence ATGAGCCTCTGGGAATTCGTCGGATATCTGCTTTGGGGCGCGCTGATCGTCTCGTATCTTCTCGCGCTGCTGCATGTGCTGCGTGACCTTTTTCGCAGCAGCCTGAGCGGCTGGATGAAGGCCGTCTGGGTGGTGCTGCTGTTCATTCTTCCGCTGGTGTCACTGTTGATCTGGCTGATCGTGGGCGGCTTCGCCGACAAGACGGCTGAAGACGCACGCTATGCCGGTGCACCCGCAGCGGACGGTTCGAAGAGCCCTGCGCAGCAGATCGCCGATGCACAGGCGCTGGTGGATGCCGGAACGATCTCGGGCGAGGAGTTCCTGCGCCTGAAGGGCCTCGCCCTGAAGTAG
- a CDS encoding SHOCT domain-containing protein — MGFWDFFWYMIWAFFFIAYLMVLFSIIGDIFRDHKLNGWFKALWVIFLIFVPFLTALVYLIARGQGMAERSASQARAAQDATDAYIRQAAGKSAADEIADAAKLLTAGTITTEEYEKLKAKALA, encoded by the coding sequence ATGGGATTCTGGGATTTCTTCTGGTACATGATCTGGGCGTTCTTCTTCATCGCCTACCTGATGGTGCTGTTCTCGATCATCGGAGACATCTTCCGCGACCACAAGCTGAACGGCTGGTTCAAGGCGCTGTGGGTCATCTTCTTGATCTTCGTGCCGTTCCTCACCGCGCTGGTGTACCTCATCGCACGCGGCCAGGGCATGGCTGAACGCAGCGCTTCGCAGGCGCGTGCCGCGCAGGACGCGACCGACGCCTACATCCGTCAGGCCGCAGGCAAGAGCGCCGCTGACGAGATCGCGGATGCAGCCAAGCTGCTGACCGCGGGCACGATCACCACCGAGGAGTACGAGAAGCTCAAGGCCAAGGCTCTGGCCTGA
- a CDS encoding glycosyltransferase: protein MTSSPDEHPASTGSANSGRPLKILIGCDTFAPDINGAARFAERLAAGLVERGHDVHVVAPNDHYRRSPAHTEIIEGQPMTMHRLPAVRWLPHDWVRFVWPWRSKYYARRVLDDVQPDIVHIQSHIIIGRGLSRIAHQRGIPIVATNHVMAENILDHTAMPKFINGPVLKLAWADAKRTFDLTRAVTTPTRKAAEFLERTIDSTGVIPVSCGIDRRNYTPIVGPREKNRILFVGRLTGEKHVDVVLQAMTKLDPALDVTFDIAGGGDQRKALESLAAHLGLSDRVTFHGRVTDEQLRELYSRASVFAIASIAELQSIVTMEAMASALPVVGANAVALPHLVHDGENGYLFGPGDVDDLADKLTRVLTAPPEEYERMQRASLDGVAVHDINRTLDTFEALYRDEPLPE from the coding sequence GTGACATCCTCCCCTGACGAACACCCCGCCTCGACGGGCTCTGCGAATTCCGGGCGTCCCCTGAAGATCCTCATCGGCTGTGACACCTTCGCCCCCGACATCAACGGCGCAGCCCGGTTCGCCGAGCGCCTCGCTGCCGGCCTTGTCGAACGCGGCCACGACGTGCACGTCGTCGCGCCCAACGATCACTACCGCCGATCACCTGCGCACACCGAGATCATCGAGGGCCAACCGATGACAATGCACCGGCTGCCCGCCGTACGGTGGCTGCCGCACGACTGGGTGCGCTTCGTCTGGCCGTGGCGCTCGAAGTACTACGCCCGCCGCGTGCTCGACGACGTCCAGCCCGACATCGTGCACATCCAGTCGCACATCATCATCGGGCGGGGACTCAGCCGCATCGCGCATCAGCGCGGCATACCGATCGTCGCGACGAACCACGTGATGGCCGAGAACATCCTTGACCACACCGCCATGCCGAAGTTCATCAACGGCCCTGTGCTGAAACTCGCATGGGCCGATGCGAAGCGCACCTTCGACCTGACCCGCGCCGTGACGACGCCCACTCGCAAAGCTGCTGAGTTCCTTGAGCGCACGATCGACAGCACCGGCGTGATCCCGGTCTCGTGCGGGATCGATCGCCGCAACTACACGCCGATCGTCGGTCCGCGCGAGAAGAACCGCATCCTGTTCGTCGGGCGTCTCACCGGCGAGAAGCACGTCGACGTGGTGCTGCAGGCGATGACCAAGCTCGACCCCGCCCTCGACGTCACGTTCGACATCGCCGGCGGCGGCGACCAGCGCAAGGCTCTGGAGAGCCTCGCCGCGCATCTGGGGCTGTCCGACCGGGTCACCTTCCACGGGCGCGTGACCGACGAGCAGCTGCGCGAGCTCTACTCCAGGGCATCCGTCTTCGCGATCGCGTCGATCGCCGAGCTGCAGTCCATCGTGACGATGGAGGCCATGGCATCCGCGCTTCCCGTCGTCGGTGCGAACGCGGTCGCGCTGCCGCACCTCGTGCACGACGGAGAGAACGGCTACCTGTTCGGGCCGGGCGATGTCGACGACCTCGCCGACAAGCTCACGCGCGTGCTCACCGCGCCGCCCGAGGAGTACGAGCGGATGCAGCGTGCCTCGCTCGACGGCGTCGCGGTGCACGACATCAACCGCACCCTCGACACGTTCGAAGCCCTCTACCGGGACGAGCCGCTGCCCGAGTAG
- a CDS encoding SulP family inorganic anion transporter translates to MTSRTPPAASDSTSRDWLAPTLHRYRREWIARDIVAGLSAGAVVVPQAMAYATIANMPVQIGLYTCMVPMLVYALLGGSRAMSVSTTSTIATLTATTLVSAGVAANSENPVPDLMALTLMVGVILVLARLLRLGSTVGYISKPTMLGVQVGVGATVAAGQLPKLLGVDSEYSGHGFIRSVIGAIEAIPAANVPTMLLSVGSILALILFTRFLPRVPGPLVVVAVGILLIALTGLNDAGVALISPVPQGFPPFELPSFAHIGGLLPGALAIAVMAFLESSAVARGIREVGEPQIDSNRELFATGAANVIGGFFQVLPAAGGFSQSAVNKAAGARSQLASIVTVLLAVLVAVFLGPVLSLMPQATLAALVFVAVAGLIDLPGLARLWRLNRTDFWIAAFTAFVGLTAGLLLAVAVGVFGTFLAIFRELNRIRLDVGEVRDGVLPVRLQGPMYTANVLPYENAMLAAADAAPGLRALALDAGEMRVLPVTVLDTLTDLDQELAARGIELRLASVPETAALVARRGGWFSALEQHGRVYGTLDAAMRGRGD, encoded by the coding sequence ATGACCTCGAGGACGCCGCCCGCGGCATCCGATTCCACTTCTCGAGACTGGCTCGCGCCCACACTGCACCGCTACCGGCGCGAGTGGATCGCACGCGACATCGTCGCCGGCCTCTCGGCCGGCGCCGTCGTCGTACCGCAGGCGATGGCCTACGCGACCATCGCGAACATGCCAGTGCAGATCGGCCTGTACACGTGCATGGTTCCGATGCTCGTGTACGCATTGCTGGGCGGATCGCGCGCGATGAGCGTGTCGACCACGTCGACGATCGCGACACTGACGGCGACCACGCTGGTATCGGCCGGCGTCGCAGCGAACTCCGAGAACCCGGTGCCCGACCTGATGGCGCTCACCCTGATGGTCGGCGTGATCCTGGTGCTGGCGCGGCTGCTGCGTCTCGGCAGCACCGTGGGGTACATCTCCAAGCCGACGATGCTGGGCGTGCAGGTCGGTGTGGGTGCGACCGTCGCCGCAGGGCAACTGCCCAAACTGCTCGGCGTCGACAGCGAGTACTCCGGGCATGGCTTCATTCGCTCGGTCATCGGCGCGATCGAGGCGATTCCAGCGGCCAACGTGCCGACCATGCTGCTCTCGGTCGGGTCGATACTCGCTCTCATCCTGTTCACCCGATTCCTGCCGCGCGTGCCCGGCCCGCTGGTCGTGGTGGCCGTCGGCATCCTGCTGATCGCGCTCACGGGCCTGAATGATGCTGGCGTCGCGCTCATCTCACCGGTGCCCCAGGGGTTCCCGCCGTTCGAGCTTCCGTCGTTCGCGCACATCGGCGGATTGCTCCCCGGTGCGCTGGCGATCGCCGTGATGGCCTTCCTGGAGTCCAGCGCGGTGGCGCGCGGCATCCGCGAGGTGGGGGAGCCGCAGATCGACAGCAACCGCGAACTGTTCGCCACCGGTGCTGCGAACGTGATCGGCGGATTCTTCCAGGTGCTCCCGGCGGCCGGCGGCTTCTCCCAGAGTGCGGTGAACAAGGCGGCGGGGGCGAGGTCGCAACTCGCCTCGATCGTCACCGTGCTGCTCGCAGTGCTGGTCGCAGTGTTCCTCGGGCCCGTGCTCAGCCTCATGCCGCAGGCCACGCTCGCCGCACTCGTGTTCGTGGCCGTGGCCGGGTTGATCGACCTGCCAGGGCTTGCACGGTTGTGGCGTCTGAACCGCACCGACTTCTGGATCGCCGCGTTCACAGCGTTCGTCGGTCTCACCGCCGGCCTGCTGCTCGCGGTCGCCGTCGGGGTGTTCGGTACCTTTCTCGCGATATTCCGCGAGCTCAACCGCATCCGTCTCGACGTCGGCGAGGTGCGCGACGGCGTGCTGCCGGTGCGGCTGCAGGGGCCGATGTACACCGCGAACGTGCTGCCGTACGAGAATGCGATGCTGGCCGCAGCCGACGCTGCTCCCGGCCTGCGAGCGCTCGCGCTGGATGCAGGGGAGATGCGTGTGCTGCCGGTCACCGTGCTCGACACCCTCACGGATCTCGACCAGGAGCTCGCCGCGCGCGGCATCGAGCTGCGGCTCGCCTCGGTACCCGAGACCGCCGCGCTGGTCGCACGCCGCGGCGGCTGGTTCTCAGCGCTGGAACAGCATGGGCGGGTGTACGGCACGCTCGATGCCGCAATGCGCGGACGCGGCGACTGA
- a CDS encoding HAD family hydrolase, with amino-acid sequence MTNLPSWRETATRRTIIDFVESVTTGPDAVPVDERIAVFDNDGTLWSEKPVIIQLDYIIGQWKAELQADPSLAERQPYTAVATGDLAWIGGAVEKHYGGDDSDLQVLLGALIGLTDGVSVADYAASVADFFRTATHPTLGTPFSGAVYQPMRELLRYLEAHGFTCYIASAGERDFMRSVTQEYYGIPPERVIGSAYGLTYDAETRTVRYSANLDFLDDGQIKPVRIWSRTGRRPLLAAGNANGDLPMLQFAVGDGTGRRGLGLLVHHDDQSGRGDQPYDKGAELALAAEDITVISVADDWSQVFPTQDEG; translated from the coding sequence ATGACCAATCTGCCCTCGTGGCGTGAGACCGCCACTCGCCGGACGATCATCGACTTCGTCGAATCGGTCACCACCGGCCCCGACGCCGTGCCCGTCGATGAGCGCATCGCCGTGTTCGACAACGACGGCACGCTGTGGTCGGAGAAGCCGGTGATCATCCAGCTCGACTACATCATCGGGCAGTGGAAGGCAGAGCTGCAGGCCGATCCCTCGCTCGCCGAGCGGCAACCGTACACGGCCGTCGCCACGGGAGACCTCGCCTGGATCGGCGGGGCCGTCGAGAAGCACTACGGCGGTGACGACTCGGACCTGCAGGTGCTGCTGGGGGCCCTGATCGGGCTGACCGACGGGGTGTCGGTGGCCGACTATGCAGCATCCGTCGCCGACTTCTTCCGCACCGCGACGCACCCCACCCTCGGCACGCCCTTCTCGGGTGCCGTGTATCAGCCGATGCGCGAACTGCTGCGCTACCTCGAGGCGCACGGCTTCACCTGTTACATCGCGTCCGCCGGTGAGCGGGACTTCATGCGCAGCGTCACCCAGGAGTACTACGGCATCCCGCCGGAGCGGGTGATCGGCTCGGCGTACGGGCTCACCTACGACGCCGAGACTCGCACGGTGCGGTACTCGGCGAACCTCGACTTCCTCGACGACGGGCAGATCAAGCCGGTGCGCATCTGGAGCCGCACGGGCCGACGCCCACTGCTCGCGGCGGGCAACGCCAACGGCGACCTGCCGATGCTGCAGTTCGCGGTCGGCGACGGCACCGGACGCCGTGGCCTCGGCCTGCTCGTGCACCACGACGACCAATCCGGCCGCGGCGACCAGCCGTACGACAAGGGTGCCGAACTGGCGCTCGCAGCCGAGGACATCACGGTGATCAGCGTCGCCGACGACTGGTCGCAGGTGTTCCCCACGCAGGACGAGGGATGA
- a CDS encoding formylglycine-generating enzyme family protein yields MIEIPGGTFQMGSDEFYPDERPVHERRVESFRIDRFAVTNADYAAFVDETGYVTVAERPLDAAAYPGVATEDLVPGAMVFTPTKGPVDLRDWRQWWRWEPGAHWRAPFGRTSSIDSSMDHPVVHIAYDDAVAYAEWAGGRLPSEVEYEYAARGGVDGARFAWGEEAYPGGRALANSWLGRFPYDNRGVGGTAPVGSYPENGYGLYDMIGNTWEWTTDYYSPRHVVPLAQTVDAGKRQNLLAVASAREGEQIPRRVLKGGSFLCSPDYCLRFRPAARSPQAEDTGMSHVGFRLASDL; encoded by the coding sequence ATGATCGAGATTCCCGGTGGCACCTTCCAGATGGGATCCGACGAGTTCTACCCGGATGAGCGCCCGGTGCACGAGCGCCGGGTGGAGTCGTTCCGCATCGACCGGTTCGCGGTCACGAACGCCGACTACGCGGCTTTCGTCGACGAGACCGGGTATGTCACGGTGGCTGAGCGGCCGCTCGATGCGGCCGCGTACCCCGGCGTCGCCACCGAGGACCTCGTACCCGGAGCGATGGTGTTCACGCCGACCAAGGGGCCCGTCGACCTGCGCGACTGGCGCCAGTGGTGGCGGTGGGAGCCGGGGGCGCACTGGCGGGCCCCGTTCGGCAGGACGTCCTCGATCGACAGCAGCATGGACCATCCCGTCGTGCACATCGCGTACGACGATGCCGTCGCCTACGCCGAATGGGCGGGAGGGCGGCTGCCCAGTGAGGTGGAGTACGAGTACGCCGCGCGTGGTGGCGTGGACGGCGCGCGGTTCGCATGGGGTGAGGAGGCGTACCCCGGCGGTCGGGCCCTCGCGAACTCCTGGCTCGGACGCTTCCCGTACGACAACCGCGGCGTGGGCGGCACGGCGCCAGTCGGCTCGTACCCCGAGAACGGGTACGGCCTGTACGACATGATCGGCAACACCTGGGAGTGGACCACCGACTACTACTCGCCGCGGCACGTCGTGCCGTTGGCGCAGACGGTGGATGCTGGAAAGCGGCAGAATCTGCTGGCCGTCGCCTCCGCGCGCGAAGGAGAGCAGATCCCGCGCCGGGTGCTCAAGGGCGGCTCGTTCCTGTGCTCGCCGGACTACTGTCTGCGCTTCCGGCCGGCCGCGCGCTCGCCTCAGGCGGAGGACACTGGCATGTCGCATGTCGGCTTCCGCCTGGCATCCGATCTCTGA
- a CDS encoding potassium channel family protein: protein MDETTWRRRTGPALLAASIAFLLAYSWRVITAADGPAALVANIVIIVTWAAFVVDYLVRLAIAPRKWPWFRRHLPDLAITLIPVLRLVRVAKILTRLPGRRRTHAAALRTRIMVYGLASTAILIYIASLQVLDAERHADGATIISFGDALWWACVTATTTGFGDLTPVTTTGKLVGVVLMFGGVALAGIITATLASWVVERGARGDDAAATATRSDIHALQAEIAALRSSLESGESEGGDDRTVS from the coding sequence GTGGATGAGACGACCTGGCGACGTCGCACGGGCCCGGCACTGCTCGCCGCCTCGATAGCGTTCCTGCTCGCTTACTCATGGCGGGTGATCACTGCGGCCGATGGGCCTGCCGCGCTCGTCGCGAACATCGTGATCATCGTCACCTGGGCGGCGTTCGTCGTGGACTACCTCGTACGGCTGGCCATCGCGCCGCGCAAGTGGCCGTGGTTCCGCCGGCATCTCCCAGATCTCGCAATCACCCTGATCCCGGTGCTGCGACTGGTGCGAGTGGCGAAGATCCTCACCCGACTGCCCGGCCGGCGACGCACGCACGCGGCGGCGCTGCGTACCCGGATCATGGTCTACGGTCTTGCCTCGACGGCGATCCTGATCTACATCGCCTCCCTGCAGGTGCTCGACGCTGAACGCCACGCCGATGGGGCGACGATCATCAGCTTCGGCGATGCCCTGTGGTGGGCGTGCGTGACCGCCACGACAACGGGGTTCGGCGACCTGACGCCGGTGACGACGACTGGCAAGCTCGTCGGGGTCGTGCTGATGTTCGGCGGCGTCGCGCTCGCCGGAATCATCACCGCCACCCTCGCCTCGTGGGTGGTCGAGCGCGGTGCGCGTGGAGATGATGCGGCGGCCACCGCGACGCGGAGTGACATCCACGCTCTGCAAGCGGAGATCGCAGCACTCCGCTCCTCGCTCGAATCGGGTGAGTCGGAGGGTGGCGATGATCGCACGGTGTCGTAA
- a CDS encoding arylsulfatase, translated as MAREFQGKIELDVRDSVGDWGAFLSDKAPEGAPNVLVVLYDDTGTAAWSPYGGRINMPTMDRLAENGLTYSQWHTTALCSPTRSTFLTGRNHHANGFASISESSTGFPGYNSHIPPTNATMANILRDAGWSTFWVGKNHNVPIDEWTAGANKKNWPLAQGYDRFYGFIGGETNNWYPSLAEDNHYIDQPYLPEDGYHLSKDLADQALKMIRDVKQTEPAKPWYLWFCPGANHAPHHAPQEYIDKYKGKFDDGYEAYREWVLPRMIEKGILPADTDLTPINPMPPGTFSETDMVRPWAELGDEERAMFCRMAEVYAGFSEYTDAQVGRIIDYLEESGQLENTFVIYAADNGASGEGSPNGSVNEGKIFGGYPDSLEDNLRLVDKLGSPDTYNHYPSGWATAFSTPYRMFKRYVYQGGVCDPLVISWPAGIKAKGEVRSQYHHSTDIVATILDVCGVEMPEEYNGVKQRQLDGVSMKYTFDAESDGPTQKPHQYYEMFGNRGIWQDGWKAVTVHGPVSGMSGFDKDRWQLFHTDVDRSEAHDLAAENPEKLEALKALWMSEAKRNDVLPLNDLQIIGNPKDFETFVAMEFHQPAPPSGQFVYYPGTSEVPERSAANVHGGSYRIAAEVEFTADTEGVIFAHGSRFGGHALVVKDGQVHYVYNFLGIPPENRVSAPVPAPGRHIIGVEFIKEGIGEYREPKGPVRLYIDDQPVGEAQIRTVLGHFALCGEGLTIGRDSADPVSSLYDYGFDFTGGEIQKVIFDIGDDVYIDLEAHLAAAMARD; from the coding sequence ATGGCAAGAGAATTTCAGGGAAAGATCGAGCTGGATGTCCGCGATTCGGTGGGCGACTGGGGTGCCTTCCTCTCGGACAAGGCGCCGGAAGGGGCACCGAACGTGCTGGTCGTGCTCTACGACGACACCGGCACGGCCGCCTGGTCGCCGTATGGCGGCCGGATCAACATGCCGACCATGGACCGGCTCGCCGAGAACGGTCTGACGTACTCCCAGTGGCACACCACGGCGCTGTGCTCGCCGACTCGGTCGACGTTCCTGACCGGGCGGAACCACCACGCGAACGGCTTCGCCTCGATCTCGGAGTCGTCCACCGGCTTCCCCGGGTACAACTCGCATATCCCGCCGACGAACGCGACGATGGCGAACATCCTGAGGGATGCCGGCTGGTCGACGTTCTGGGTCGGCAAGAACCACAACGTGCCGATCGACGAGTGGACCGCAGGTGCGAACAAGAAGAATTGGCCGCTCGCCCAGGGCTACGACCGCTTCTACGGCTTCATCGGCGGCGAGACCAACAACTGGTACCCGTCGCTCGCCGAGGACAACCACTACATCGACCAGCCGTATCTTCCGGAGGACGGTTACCACCTGTCGAAGGATCTCGCCGACCAGGCGCTGAAGATGATCCGCGACGTCAAGCAGACCGAGCCGGCGAAGCCCTGGTACCTCTGGTTCTGCCCCGGCGCCAATCACGCCCCTCACCATGCTCCGCAGGAGTACATCGACAAGTACAAGGGCAAGTTCGACGATGGGTACGAGGCGTATCGCGAGTGGGTGCTGCCGCGGATGATCGAGAAGGGCATTCTGCCGGCCGACACCGACCTCACACCGATCAACCCGATGCCGCCTGGGACCTTCAGCGAGACAGACATGGTGCGCCCCTGGGCCGAGCTCGGCGACGAGGAGCGGGCGATGTTCTGCCGCATGGCAGAGGTCTACGCTGGTTTCAGCGAATACACCGACGCCCAGGTCGGCCGCATCATCGACTACCTCGAGGAGTCCGGGCAGCTCGAGAACACGTTCGTGATCTACGCCGCCGACAACGGCGCCTCGGGTGAGGGGTCGCCGAACGGCTCGGTCAACGAGGGCAAGATCTTCGGCGGCTACCCCGACTCGCTCGAGGACAACCTGCGTCTGGTCGACAAGCTCGGATCGCCCGACACCTACAACCACTATCCCAGTGGCTGGGCGACGGCCTTCTCGACTCCGTACCGAATGTTCAAGCGCTACGTCTACCAGGGCGGCGTGTGCGACCCGCTGGTGATCTCGTGGCCGGCGGGCATCAAGGCCAAGGGCGAAGTCCGCAGCCAGTACCACCACTCGACTGACATCGTCGCGACGATCCTCGATGTCTGCGGCGTCGAGATGCCGGAGGAGTACAACGGCGTGAAGCAGCGCCAACTCGACGGCGTCTCGATGAAGTACACGTTCGATGCCGAATCAGATGGCCCGACGCAGAAGCCGCACCAGTACTACGAGATGTTCGGCAACCGCGGCATCTGGCAGGACGGCTGGAAGGCAGTCACGGTACACGGTCCCGTCAGCGGCATGAGCGGGTTCGACAAGGATCGGTGGCAGCTGTTCCACACCGATGTCGACCGGTCCGAAGCGCACGATCTGGCCGCGGAGAACCCCGAGAAACTCGAAGCGCTGAAGGCACTGTGGATGTCGGAGGCGAAGCGCAACGACGTGCTGCCGCTGAACGATCTGCAGATCATCGGCAATCCGAAGGACTTCGAGACCTTCGTCGCGATGGAGTTCCACCAGCCGGCGCCGCCCTCGGGGCAGTTCGTCTACTACCCGGGCACGAGCGAGGTCCCGGAGCGCTCAGCGGCGAACGTGCACGGCGGCTCATACAGGATCGCCGCCGAGGTGGAGTTCACGGCCGACACGGAAGGCGTGATCTTCGCGCACGGCTCGCGGTTCGGCGGGCACGCGCTGGTCGTGAAGGATGGCCAGGTGCACTACGTGTACAACTTCCTCGGCATCCCGCCGGAAAACCGCGTGTCGGCCCCGGTGCCGGCCCCTGGGCGGCACATCATCGGCGTCGAATTCATCAAGGAGGGCATCGGCGAGTACCGCGAACCCAAGGGCCCGGTGAGGCTGTACATCGACGACCAGCCGGTCGGCGAGGCGCAGATCCGCACCGTGCTCGGGCACTTCGCCCTCTGCGGCGAGGGGCTCACGATCGGCCGCGACAGCGCCGATCCGGTCTCATCGCTCTACGACTACGGATTCGACTTCACCGGCGGCGAGATCCAGAAGGTGATCTTCGACATCGGCGACGACGTGTACATCGATCTCGAGGCGCACCTCGCCGCCGCGATGGCGCGCGACTGA